A genomic region of Miscanthus floridulus cultivar M001 chromosome 3, ASM1932011v1, whole genome shotgun sequence contains the following coding sequences:
- the LOC136545890 gene encoding protein SOSEKI 3-like isoform X2, protein MSSEEEVAKMEGMAPRRRCSSPGQGVVPVTVVYYLCRSGRHLEHPHMMEMQLASPNQALYLRDVIYRLDALRGKGMATMYSWSCKRRYKTGFVWHDVMEDDMLLPAQESEYVLKGSLLPLRHSTPPIVVAAPPLKDHDQPNVDTTIIQKVPCVKPNPDEESPTHSQEGWTANSSSSSPPMVKVDVEDEAPPLALHQGSQPALSSISPSSCCTIGDGDEETASARSSCSGSHSSPNKPTTKGSSGGASSPTPSSLTLHNKQRMPGCSSVIAAAQDLATQTQGTSTGRELHKDTSCSTDSTPAKETIPTKDKQPGNAGSFSSSRSGRNGTLESLIRAEALGRRGATAKRILEEDNDREAVQSLATKLNPANLLIRLVACGTTMSARQHFPACGLMRTTHKPQYLTQHVEFLPSSPVLSPLGTLIMRPRNADGAGGVSDSRDCGHCRGRLLETADNRCESGKVMSTIGRPSSYCDHNRCRW, encoded by the exons ATGTCATCCGAGGAGGAAGTGGCAAAGATGGAGGGAATGGCACCAAGGAGGCGCTGCAGCAGCCCAGGTCAAGGTGTTGTGCCTGTGACAGTGGTGTACTACCTGTGCCGCAGCGGACGGCACCTGGAGCACCCACACATGATGGAGATGCAGCTCGCCTCCCCAAATCAAGCCCTCTACCTCAGAGATGTGATCTACCGGCTGGACGCATTGCGAGGGAAGGGCATGGCCACCATGTATTCCTGGTCCTGCAAAAG GAGGTACAAGACCGGATTCGTGTGGCATGATGTGATGGAGGATGATATGCTGCTCCCCGCCCAGGAAAGCGAGTATGTCCTCAAGGGATCCCTCTTGCCCCTCCGCCACTCAACACCACCTATAGTTGTAGCTGCACCACCACTAAAAG ATCATGACCAGCCGAATGTTGACACAACCATTATTCAAAAGGTCCCATGTGTCAAGCCGAATCCTGATGAAGAGTCACCAACTCATTCGCAAGAAGGCTGGACTgctaattcatcatcatcatctcctccCATGGTTAAGGTCGACGTTGAGGATGAAGCACCACCTCTAGCTCTGCACCAAGGGTCACAGCCAGCACTATCATCAATATCACCATCATCTTGTTGCACCATTGGGGATGGAGATGAGGAGACAGCATCAGCACGTTCAAGCTGTTCAGGCAGCCACTCCTCTCCTAATAAGCCAACAACAAAAGGATCCTCAGGTGGCGCAAGCTCTCCCACTCCATCTAGCCTTACGCTTCACAACAAGCAGAGGATGCCAGGGTGCAGCTCTGTCATCGCAGCAGCACAAGACTTGGCCACACAGACCCAAGGAACATCAACAGGGAGGGAGCTTCACAAGGACACTAGTTGCAGTACTGATAGCACACCAGCCAAGGAAACCATACCTACCAAGGACAAGCAACCAGGAAATGCAGGATCTTTCTCCTCTAGCAGAAGTGGTAGGAATGGGACCTTGGAGTCCCTGATAAGGGCTGAGGCTCTTGGCAGAAGGGGTGCCACTGCTAAGAGGATCCTAGAAGAGGACAACGACAGGGAAGCAGTACAGTCATTGGCCACAAAGCTGAACCCTGCCAACCTGCTGATACGACTCGTGGCTTGTGGGACGACCATGTCTGCAAGGCAGCATTTCCCTGCCTGCGGTCTCATGCGAACAACGCACAAGCCCCAGTACTTGACCCAACATGTTGAGTTCCTGCCTTCATCTCCAGTCTTGTCTCCCCTTGGCACGCTCATCATGCGTCCTAGAAATGCTGATGGAGCCGGGGGAGTTTCAGACTCAAGAGACTGTGGCCATTGCAGAGGGAGACTGCTTGAAACCGCAGATAACAGGTGTGAGTCAGGCAAAGTGATGTCCACCATTGGTAGGCCCTCCTCATATTGTGACCATAACAG